The Toxorhynchites rutilus septentrionalis strain SRP chromosome 3, ASM2978413v1, whole genome shotgun sequence genome includes a region encoding these proteins:
- the LOC129775936 gene encoding uncharacterized protein LOC129775936, producing the protein MADESSSPTEWTEFTVKVECETTELNENEVEVYSIEHDEEKIFAALLNIPKIENNDEDSGTEGTADDSCQLTVPPSPGDSLPNSPANQNAVKCGDTQSKGKLQFTNKRQFKRMIDLLNKQPEVARGSARFNTGPYWEAMAAELNSLGPPTKESTAWKKVWVDWKSNTKRKLVHNLNEQQATRGHKKRKIFEFTTLEERLIDIARLAAAVDGTDDSVGPGVESDPVHPTNEKETNEVSSEKQIQNSAEENGEEEGPWMFALLERQKVTTRKQFELMIEVLEKYPAVAKGLKFAEYAGFGKDPYYEVWNELAASLNSVGPPVRKMQEWMKVWNDLRLKVRKKLEHNQTEMKVNGGRPNRLMFLSSYEKQVAKLLSFQKPYEAPSPELKSRVSSVAQSSNSLGRALDNENDEISDVNRGEPVEVSVTPKNPASTNNRQKLEQQPVKRNEPTEIPVAMTIVPPRQNASKNYRRKLLEQQTDYLRELVQNSRESLRLQKETLELHKERLKLKKKELDRAEKHQADQSKFQSQVLEYKKIKLELLRSQMNGMSK; encoded by the exons ATGGCTGACGAAAGTAGTAGTCCT ACTGAGTGGACTGAATTTACAGTGAAAGTCGAGTGTGAAACCactgaattgaatgaaaatgaagTTGAGGTTTACAGCATAGAACATGACGAAGAGAAGATTTTT GCTGCGCTTCTGAATATTCCTAAAATCGAGAATAATGATGAAGATTCTGGGACTGAAGGTACTGCAGACGACAGCTGCCAATTGACTGTGCCTCCAAGTCCCGGAGATAGTCTACCAAATTCTCCAGCCAACCAAAACGCTGTCAAATGTGGTGACACGCAAAGCAA GGGGAAGCTGCAATTTACCAATAAACGCCAATTCAAGCgaatgattgatcttctaaataAGCAGCCAGAGGTCGCGAGAGGATCAGCAAGATTTAATACCGGCCCGTATTGGGAAGCTATGGCAGCTGAACTGAATAGTCTCGGGCCACCGACCAAGGAATCGACGGCATGGAAAAAG GTATGGGTCGACTGGAAGTCAAATACAAAGCGGAAACTAGTGCATAATCTCAATGAACAACAAGCTACAAGGGGCCATAAAAAGCGCAAAATTTTCGAATTTACTACACTGGAAGAACGTCTCATTGATATCGCGCGACTTGCGGCAGCCGTTGATGGCACAGACGACTCAGTTGGTCCTGGGGTAGAGTCGGATCCAGTACATCCAACCAATGAAAAGGAAACAAACGAAGTGAGCAGCGAAAAGCAAATCCAAAATTCAGCGGAAGAAAACGGAGAGGAAGAAGGTCCATGGATGTTCGCCTTGCTGGAAAGGCAG AAAGTAACAACCAGAAAACAGTTCGAACTAATGATCGAAGTACTAGAGAAGTATCCAGCGGTGGCGAAGGGATTGAAATTCGCAGAATATGCCGGCTTCGGCAAGGATCCCTATTACGAAGTGTGGAATGAACTTGCTGCGTCGCTGAACAGCGTTGGTCCACCCGTCAGGAAAATGCAAGAGTGGATGAAG GTGTGGAATGACCTCCGACTAAAGGTTAGAAAGAAGCTCGAGCATAACCAGACGGAAATGAAAGTCAATGGCGGGAGACCAAATCGTTTGATGTTTTTGTCGTCATACGAAAAACAAGTGGCAAAATTATTATCATTCCAAAAACCCTACGAAg CTCCTTCCCCCGAGTTGAAGTCGCGAGTATCTTCAGTGGCTCAATCATCGAACTCGCTTGGAAGGGCATTAGATAACGAAAACGACGAAATTTCCGATGTAAATAGAGGTGAGCCGGTGGAAGTGTCCGTGACTCCTAAGAATCCAGCGTCTACAAATAACAGGCAGAAATTGGAGCAACAACCGGTAAAAAGAAATGAACCGACCGAAATACCTGTAGCAATGACAATAGTGCCTCCTAGGCAAAACGCGTCCAAAAACTACAGGCGAAAATTGTTGGAGCAACAGACCGATTACCTCCGAGAGCTGGTGCAAAATAGTCGCGAGAGTCTTCGACTCCAGAAGGAAACGCTGGAGCTTCATAAAGAACGGTTGAAACTCAAGAAAAAAGAATTAGATCGGGCAGAGAAACATCAAGCAGACCAGTCGAAGTTTCAGTCTCAAGTTcttgaatacaaaaaaataaaactggaATTGCTGCGCTCCCAAATGAATGGAATGTCGAAATAA